CATCACCGCTCTGGGCGATGGCTTTCCCGCACAGTAACAGGAGCAGGGAGAAGCTAAGAAGTTTGATCAAGGGTTTGGATTTCATGGAAAATTTTTTTAACCGCTGAGGTAGGAGCGAGCTTGCTCGCGATTTGTGGAGAGGGCCAAGGCTGTGTTTTGTTTTAACCACATAAGGCACAAAATTCACAAAGGATGTTGGTTTGTTTTCAAGAGTTCTGTGTCTTCTGTGCTTCTTGTGGTCATCAATTTCAGTGCAGGACTGTCTATCTGATTCTCTGTAGGAGCGAGCTTGCTCGCGATTCGGATGGTCGGATTTGGACATGCCTCAGCTCTGCTGAGATATTGCCGCCGGAGGCGATCCAGCGACGTAGTCGCGATGTTAAACTTTTTAGGTTCTGGTTGTGTTGTTAGCCACGAAAAGGCACGAAAGGATCTGGTTGTATCTGCCTCCCAAAAGTCGGCTTTTTGATTCACGTCGGAGTTATAGCTCCGATCCTTCATCGGGTAGATTTTTCGTGCATTTTTGTGGCCAATAATTTCAGTGCAGGATTTTGATACGGTTGTGTGTTTGTTGAACCACATAAGGCACAGAAATCACAAAAATTGAGTGCGGAGTATTTCTTCCTTATGTGTCCCTTGTGCTTCTGGGCTCTTGTGGTCATGTCGCTTAGCTCGGCAGTGTGGTTTTCTTCATTTCGCGAGCAAGGTCGCTCCTACCGTTTCAGCATGATCTGAGCCAGCGGTTATCGCTTAGAAGCGCCAGCCGGTAGTCCAGTTGAAGACGAGGTTTTTGTAGTCGTAGCCAACGATGTTGGAGTTGTTTTGCTCGTGGCTAAGCGACATGGAAGAGAAGAGCTGCGAGTCAGTTGGCATGTAGTCCAAAGCGGCGGTAAGGCGGTTCACCTTGTCCTTTCGCTCCGAGATATCGAAGTCCTCCTTCATGTGAGAAACAGAGGTCCGAGCACTCAGCTTGGTGGAGATTCTCCAAGCCGCGGTCAGGGCGATATCCTCGCGCAGGACCGAATCGTTGATGCCGGTCGCATAGGTGTCCCGCTCCGTGGAAAGGCTGATCCGGGCGTCTGGGGTGGCTTGCCAGTTGATTCGGCCGGATACGAAAAGCTCTCCATCGGCGGAGCTTGTCAGTTCCGATCCTTGTACGTCCAGAATACCCACTTTCAAGTCAGCCGTCAGCTTACTGCTGAGTTCCCCTTCTAGGGCTAGGTGCCAGGCGAGGTCGTTGGGTTGATCGTAGTTTTCCTGGGAGCGCTCGCGGTAGCGAACCCCGCCACCGAGCTCCATTTTTTCGGTCAACTGATAGTAGAAGCGAACTGGCAGGGAGAAACTCTCCCAGTCGCTGTAGTTGAACTCCTCTGTATCGTCGAAGGATCGCTTGTAGTAGCTGAAGCCACCGTTCAGGCGCGTACGCGGACTGTAGCGATAACTGCCATCCCAGTTCGCGGAGCTGCGGCTGCTATCGGGGGTTCCGGAGCTAAAACGGGTGTGGTGTTCAGGAAGGGAGATTTCCTGGGTCTCCGCATTGAAGTTCCAGCGGCTTTTGCTGCCCTTGAAGCTCGCTTTGAACTCCATGTGGAAATCCTCCGCATTCAGTTCCGAAATCGATTCAAAGCGACGCATGATAACGCCGGCCTCGCCGGACAAGCGGTAGACGCTTTGGTCATCACCCATCTCCAATACCGCGGTGGGATCGAGGATGAAGGCGAGGGAGTCCTCAACGGGGAATAGCGCTTCTAGTGCCTCATCCCGCAGGTAGGGGTTGGAGTAGTAGGCTAGGGCACCGATCGCTTCGAAGCGAAGGGTGGCTTCGCCGATATCGAGGCTTTGGGCCGAGGCGGCAGAGTTGAAATGAAGAGCAGCGGCCAATGAAGCCGTGGTGACTGACTTTACGATAGAGGAATCCCGCATGGGCGACTGTCTAGGTTAGTTCTAGCTTTGATAGCAAGTTCCAAGCTAGGTAAACGCTTAAGTGCAGGTAACAATCAGGCAAAGCACTAGCGACTACCCGTAAGGGCTAGCGCTCAAGGCGGTAGGAGCGCGCTTGCTCGCGATTGGGTAGAGCTAGTTTAACCGCTAATGGCCGCCAATGAACACGAATGCTTGGATTGATCGGATTGCGTTGTGTTCTAACCACACAATGCACAGAACTCACAAAAGACGTGGTTTTGTTATCAGTCCCTATGTGTATCTTGTGCTTCTTGCGGTTAATATTTCCAGTGCAGGATTTTTGATCGGGTTGCGTGGTCTTTTAACATCGTTCGCTATCGCTCCTTGGATCCGTTCGCTTTTGCTCCCGGGCAATATCCGCTTCGCGGGCAGGATTGATATGGTTGTGGCTTAGTTTCAACCGCAAGAGGCTCAATGATCACAAAATGTGGGTTCTACCTTCTGTGACTTGTGTGCGTTGTGTGGTTCTTTTTTCCAGTGCAGGAGTTTAAAATGCAGGAGCTCGAACTTGCCGCTCTGCAAGAGCGATCATGCCGCCATAGGCGATCCAGCGACGTAGGAGCGATGTTAACTTACTGGTTTGGTTTTAACATCATTCGCTAACGCTCACTGGATCCGAGCGTTGCTCGGGCATGATCCGCTTCGCGGGTAGGATTGATCAGGTTGTGTTTTGGTTTTAACCACAAGAGGCACAAGGATCACAAGATGTGGGTTCTATTTTATGTGGCTTGTGTGCGTTCTGTGGTTCTCTCTTCCAGTGCAGGATTATTATCAGGTTATACTCGAACTTGCCGCTCTAAAAGAGCGATCATGCCGCCGGAGGCGATCCAGCGACATCGTCGCGATGTTAATTCATTTTCCAGTGCTCTGTATCTGGCGGGCTTATGTATGCTATCAGGGTGGCTGTGGGTAGTGCTTAGGAGGATGTCCGTATTTGAGCGGTTTTAAATACGTACGGGTTTATTTTACACACCTGCTGTTTTAAATTGATCATATTTTTAGTCTCGGTGGGTTGTATAAATAAATCTAATAAACCCATTGCTGTTTTGTTATCTAATGAGGTGAATATTAATATTGATGTAGGGAATAGACCCCTATGTTTATTATCCCCTAGGCACCGTTTGTTGCATTCCTGCTCAGGGAAAACACCATGTGTGCGCCGATCGGGTGAAGTGTTGTTTTCCAGCTTGCTTTCACTGAGTAGCCTTCGCTTAGTCGCTGCCAGTTGTGCATAGGCCCTATTGGTGTAAATGCTTAACTGTTCTTTTGTTGTTCCCTAGTCCTTTGTTGCGAATCGCTGTGGTGATCAAAATGCTTATCTCTTCGTTGGTTGGCAGATCGCATGCTCTAATTTCGCTGAGAACTTTCGCCTTCGAAAGATCAACTTTGGTAGTTCAACTCAAATCCATCTCTTCCCGTGAAATCTAAACTCAGCTTTAAGCTAACTCTATTGTTTGGGGTGGCCTTAGTGCTATCCGCTAATGCTTCGGTCGATGCTTTTGGCTCGGCGGGCTCTGATCCAGTCTTGGGGTCTGTCATGAGTCCGCAAGTTCTAGCCTCTGTTTTGGGTCTGTTCTTGTACGGAATTGTAACTATCGGGAGAGAAAGATCCTAGCGGCGGTTGTCTGTTTCTCCATTATTGTATTGCAATGAAAAACTCCACAGCTCACTCCGACACCTATTTTGATGGGTCAGATACTCCCTTTTGTGATACCACGAAGATATCGGTCGTAATAGTCAATTATTTCAAGGGTAATCAAGTGGTCGAATGCGTGGGATCATTACGAAAGCAGTCTATATCTCATTGCTTTGAGTATGTAGTTTTAGACAATTCGGTTTCACAGTCTGAAAAAGAAGTTCTGCTTCAAGGTTTAGGGAGTGATGTTAAGACTATATTTCCGTGCAGAAATTTAGGATACAGCAAAGGGGTCAACGCAGCTGTAAAATGCTGTAGAACTCCGAGTCATGTACTCTTAGTAAACCCAGATATAGTCGTGCCGAGTGAGCAGGCGATCGAAACCATGCTTACTGAGATGTTAGGGGATGACCGGATTGGTGTCTTAGGAACACTCCAGCGTAATCCGAATGGGGAGGTCGTGGAGGTTGCGAGGCGATTCCCTAGTTTTCACAAGCTTTTTGCTAGAAGGTTGTTTCCTGGTTCCTACATGGATTCCCATTTGTTAGAGCCCCTTTTGGGGGAGAATCCTATTGATCGAGTCGAGGTTGATTGGGTTCAATCATCGTTTACTTTAGTAAGGGACTCCCTATGGCACGGAGTCGGCGGTCTAAATGAAAGGTATTACATCTTCATGGCGGACGTCGATTTAGGGAAGAGAGCAGTGGATAGCGGTTATAAAGTCGTGGTTACCTCGTCTGTAATTGTTTTTGCAGATGGGCTTAGGGCGAGTCGGGGCGGAATTAAGTCAATTTTTAAGAGTCGTGCACTGCGTGTTCATGTTCTCGATGCTGTTAAGTACTTTGTTAGCGCATGGATTCCCGAGAGGATTTGTGAAAGAAGGACGTCATTAGTGGTGTCCCAAAATTCCTGAGGCTTTGTATATTTCATTAACAATCTAGATTGTTCGCTTCGCCTCGTCTCTTTTGCTGTTATTGATGCAGGGTTTCTATGCATTTAATGAACAAAAAAATCATTTTGATGAATGCGGGGTCTTTGTGGATCTTGCAAGGGGTCAATTATTTAGCTCCTTTTCTGGTGATTCCACATTTGGTTCGGGTGTTGGGGTTGGACTTATATGGAGACTACCTGTTCCTGGTCAATGTAGCGGCGTATGTTTTGGTGCTGGTTGATTTTGGCCTAGTAAATGTATTGACTCGAGAGATCTCCGTTTCGCGGGCTGACAAAGAGCGAATTAAATTCGTCTTTACGTCTGTATTGATTTGGAAAATTCTTTTGGCCTGCGTTGGGAGTATATTGTTCATCGCGTGTGTTCAATTGCTTGGGATACGTTCTTCTGTCGGTTTTTCCTTGGGGGTTTATTTTTCGGTGGTTGGTATTACTTTCTTACCGGTTTGGTTTTTTCAGGGACTTGAAAAGATGATATATGTAACTGTCTTTTCGGTGCTTTCTAGAGTCATATTTACCGGAGCTGTGTTTTTATTTGTTCGTGATCCTAGCGACTACAGTGTTTTACCTTTTCTTGGTGTAGTAGGGGTTATAGTCTCTGTCACATGCTCGTTCCTTTTGGCCTCTAGGTATTTTGGGGGAGCGAGTTGCAAGGTAAATTTGCGAAATAGCATTACTTTTTGCGGCAGACTTGGGTGGAAGATGTTTTTATCATCAGCATTTTGCGGTGTTTACTTGGTTTCAATGTCCGTAGCACTCCAGTTGTATCGATCTTCTGAGGAAGTCGCAGTCTTCACTGTTATGGACCGTGTTATCCGGGCTGTTGGTTTTTTCTTGATGCCTATCAATAGTGCTCTCTTTCCTGTTTTTTCACGTTCGCTTGGTCGGGGAGTTGTTGGCAAGACAGATCGTGTTGCTCTGTTTACTGCGGTTTCTGGGTTCGTGATGATGCTTGTGTGTGGTTTGATTTATTTTCTGTCGGATTGGTTGTGTTTTGTTCTATTCGATAAATCGAGCGACGAAGTCGTTGTGTTGTTTCGCTGGATGTTGCTGGTCCCTGTTTTTGTAACTGTAGCACGATCTCTTTCTTTGAATTATTTTTTAGTCCGATCAAAAGAGACCTTCTTGATGGTTCTTTATTTGTTTAGTGCTTTGTTAGCTGTGTTGTTGGGCTGTTTTATTGTGCCAGATTACGGACTCGTTGGAGCAGTTACCAGTGTGATTGTGGTGGAATTGTTTGGGGTATTTGTATTAGCTTTTGTATTTATATATGTTAGAAGAAAACCATAATTATGTGACGGTTGTCACTGTGACTTACGGTAATAGGGTCCATTTGTTAGAGCAGGTGGTGGATTCTTGTTACGTTGAGGGCGTGGATCGCATAATTATTGTAGCTAATGGCGTTACTGATGACGTAGTGACTGTACTGGACAAGTTGGTAGGTAAGTCTCGCGTTCCTGTACGTTTGGAGTTGCTAGAGGAAAACATAGGGTCAGCTGGTGGTTTTAGTAAGGGATTGCGGATCTTTTCAGATGAAGTTGGCGAAGGGTGTGTCTGGTTGTTGGATGACGATAATGTTCCTGCTTGCGGAAGTCTTTCTGAGTTAAAGGCTTTCGGTCGAAAATTGGCTGGATTGGATGGTGGATCTGAGTGCTCAGCCCTGCTCAGTTACAGGCCGGATAGGCAGATGTACGCTCAGGCTGTTTTGGAAGGGGATGAGTCGATAGTTATAGGGCCTGTTGATGGCTTTTTGGGGTTCTCGATATTTGATAGGCTCAAGTATTCGAAAAGGCATCTCGATTTATCGAAGTTCGATGGAAATGGTAGCGTCGCAGTCGCGCCATATGGTGGGCTTTTCTTGACTTGCTCCTCGCTTAATCGAGTTGGCTTACCGGACGAAAGGTTTTATCTTTACGTTGATGATCATGAGTGGACATACAGGCTACGAAAGCTTGGTAAGATACTGCTTGTTGGTTCTAGTCGGGTAGAAGACGTTGAGCAGTCGTGGAACGTTCATGAGGAGAATTGGAATTTTGTTAAAAGGCTCTCTAAGGCACCTGCTTTTCGTCTCTATTACAGTACTCGCAATAGGGTTTATTTTGAGTTGAACTTCCTTGTGAATAGCCGGGTTCGGTATTACTTGAATGTTATTTGTGTTAGCATGCTGTTTGTTGCGTACTCCGTTTTGCGTCCTCGGTTATTGACTGTTTGGTTTTCAGCGTTAAAGGATGGCTTTGAGGGAAACCTTGGCGTTAGTAGGATGAAATTGGGAGATTGATATCGTGCTTAATCTTTCGATTTTTTTTAATCTCTGTTTTCTTGCCCTGTTGCTTCCTTCTGGGTGGCTTCATCTCGCTTACTCGAATTTCACGTGGTTTCGAGATTTATGCATGGTTTTTGCAGTGTGTGCGAATTTCTATGTAGTTCAGTTCAGAGTTTGTGATCGTTCAGTATATTTGGGTGTTTTGGTGTTGCTTGTTTTTACGACTCCGGTTTTCGCTTCGTTTTTAGCGAGAGATTATGACCCTGGACTGCTAGTTGTGTTGAGGTGGTTCTTCGTTTGTTATTGGGCGTTAAGTTTTGGTTGTGTCATTCGGGTAGGATTAGGAGCTCGTTTCGAGTTCGTATTGTTCTTGATAGTCGTTAGTTACTTGTGCGTTGAAGCTTCAATCGGATTTTATGAAAGATTTAGAGGCGAATTTTTCTTATCGGACGAGCTGAATTCAGTTTCGCTGACTGGTGATCGACTGTTTAAGGAATCAACGATGAACGAACCCGGCTTGATAAGGGTGAAGGGGTTGCAGCGGGACGTTTTTGCATTCTCGAATCTTATGCTGTGTGGTTTTGTGCTGGTGTCTCCGACTTTGTTTTTTAGCTCTTCCACAATTCAGAGAGTTGCTGGAGCCTGTCTCTCTTTGTTTTTTTTATCATGTTTGTATATCTCGGGCGGTAGGTCAGCCTTAGTTGGGCTTTTGGGGGCAGGGATTGTGTTGTTAGTGTGGTCGATCGGAAGGGGAAGGCCGTCAAATCGCCTGACTATCTACGCCCTTATTTGTCTTGTTCCGATTCTTGGTTTGCTTTTCAGTTATTTTGGTATCGTTGATATAGTTGGGGTCGGTGCTCGTATATTGTACGGAACAAGTGAACTTGGTAATCTGGACAGTACTTTGGATCGTGATACTGTTTGGGCTGGTCAGTGGAATGATCTATTTGCTCAGCCTTCTCTGTTTTTCCTAGGCGGATATTTTGTTTCTGTTTTCGATCAAGATATTGTACTTGGAGTTTCTGATAACCAATCGCTCTGGGTTTTGAGGCATTTTGGATTTATAGGTATGATTGTATATTCATTTGGTTGGTTGTTGCCTCTTATTCGTTTCGAAGGTTTTGGCCGTTATTCTGCATTCTATCTCGCAGCGGTTGTGGGGGTTTTCAGTGAAGGGGTTGCTAGGGAGTCCTTGTTCTATAGTCTAACTTTAGTGGGATGCTTTTTTTGTGGTAGAGCGGGCGCGGGAGGCGAGAGCTGTGGTTGAGCGTTTTCGTAAGGCTGCCTGTTTATGTATGCCCTACTGGTTCTTGCATCTCTTGGTAACAAGTTTGGTGGCGAGCGACTCTCTTCGAATTCCAATGGAGGATTTCGAAGATATATGCACGTGGAGAGCGGAATCGTTATCGGGAGGAAGGGAGGCTGATTGGTTTCCAGCCGTGATATCGTTGGGTAGTTATCCTATCGGGGATGATGGGGGGTATGTAGGCAAGGGGCTTTACTCTGTAAGAAACTCAGGCGGACGTGTTTTGTATAAGAGAGCAAAGCTTGAGAGGCTTCAGTTCGATTTTTATGGGGTTAGTCTGCGAGTTAACGCTTTGGGTAAACCTATCCGGATTGCGGTCCGAACGCGAAAGGATAGTACGAATCTCGTTAATTTGTCTGCGTTCCGGGAAGTTGATGGTATGGGTTGGAGAGATGTTTTTATTGAATTGGAAGGAGGGCGTTTCGCAGGACTCGTGATCGAATGTAAGGGATCTGGAGAGTTCCTGATTGATGATTTAATCGGTATCGGTGTGGGGGGAGACCGAATTGGAGTTTCGATTCGCAAAAGTTCTTTTATGTTTTGGGAAAAATCTGATATTCGTAAAACTTTTAGGGTTTCGAATTACAGTGATTTAGGTATTAACTTGGACGTTCGCATCGCGATTACACCGGTGGGGCGAGATGCCGAGGTTACAGAGAATCGAACTCTGATTCTAGGGCCCCACTCGTCTGAAGATCTTGTTTTTATCTATGCGGATTTATCGGCGGGCCCATATTTTCTAGAATTAGAAGTGTCGAGCTTGAAATCTAGCGTGAGCGTTTTGGATTATCTATTGGTTTCTCGATCCGATGCTGTTGCTGTCCGTTCTGCCGGGCCGATTCTTTTCGGGGTACAGTGCTTAGCTACCTGGGAGGTTGGGTCTGAAACCGATGAGCACCTGGCTTGGTTGCGGTATTTGGGAGTGGATTTAGTCCGTTTAATTTGCTCTGGGCATTGGTTTGAGCCGACAAGACGGGAAAGGCCGCAAGCGTTCTTGGGAAGGCTTTTTAATAAATTGGAATCGGCTGGATTGGATGTCTCTGTCTTATATACAACAAGGGTCCCGTCTTGGACTAGATATACGAGGGGACATGGAATGCCGCCGGAGCGATGGGGTGGTTTTAAGGCGCATTTAAAACGGCTAAGTTCTTATCTTTCGCTGTACTCAAACGTAAAGTATTTAGAAGTTTGGAATGAACCCAACTTGGCCTATTTCTACCGCGGCACATATGAAGCATATATTGAAATGCTTAGTTTGTTCCACAGAGTGTTCGACTCTGAGAATTCAGAAGTGAAAATTGTAAGTGGAGGCATTGTCGGGGCACATGAAAATGCTATTCCCGCTTTTGGGGAGCGAATCTTTGTTGATGGGAATTTCGACTTATTCGGCTATCACTCGCACGGATCGTTGAGTGCTCTCAAGAGGGATATCGATTCTTTTCATCATGAGAGGAAAGCGAAGACTAGATTGGCCAATACTGAATCTGGCTTAAGGTCTTTAGGTACTAAGGATGGGGCGATCAGGCAGGCTAGAGATTTAGTGAGGAAATTAGTCTATACTATGTCAGAAGAAAATGTTGAGTTTTTCATATGGTTCACATTGCAAGATTTTTGGGATTTCGACCTGAACTCTGATGATTCTTTTGGTCTTGTGTCTGTATTTAATTCGCCCAAGCCGTCGTTCGCTTCCTATAGAAATTTGATATGTTTAATGTCTGGAAAATCGTTCTATGAGTATTCGATCACTGATTCCGGGTTGTCGGTGTACCGCTTTTCTGGAGGTGGGCCAGACGAATTGTGGGTTGTTTGGTTAGATGAGGACCGCGATACTCGGAATTCCGCACTGTTGGAAATCAAGGGAGGAGAGGGTGTACGCTTAGAGGATATGTTTGGGCGTGATGCCCCTGTTTTGAGTCGTGAAGGAAGTCGGTTTATTCGCATTGGGCGAGCTCCGTTTTATATGATCGGAGATCGGATTGAGCTCGAAAGCTCCGTTGGTCTGTTGAGCGAATTGGAGAATTCTGATTTGAGGAATTGAGTTGGTTTTATACTGAACTGTATTGAATGCTTGTTCTGATGAATTTAAAGTTTGTTGTAGTTATTAACCCGTTAGCATCTAGAAGTCCCACTGGAATGGGGGTTGCTGGAAATGCAGTTCAAGATATTTTGGATAATGGAATAGGCGTCGCGTGGAATCGTGTTTTCTTTCTAATTAATGATTCTGCGATTCCGGCTGTTCTGAAAACCCTTTTAAGGATTTTTATTTGTCAGATTGTGCCGTTTACGTGCCGGTCAGGGGAATTTGTTGTGTATACCACCCATCATGGCCCGTTTTGGCGGACAGGTCGTCATTTGCTTATTGTTCATGATCTCATATGTCTAAGCTATCCTGATCAACATAAGTTTCAGACTTTATATTTCCGAAAGCTATTGCCTGTTTTGGCTAGCTGTTCAAACATGGTTGTAGCGATATCGCAATGTGTTAAGTCGGAAATAACAAATCGCTATCCTTCTGTTGATGTTCCTGTTTGTGTTGTGCCTTCTATGTATAGGTTGAAGGTCGGTCTGCGTTGTGATAGCTTTGAGTCAAGACTGGAGGATAAGAGATTATTGGTCGTCGGGGGGCGATACTCACACAAAAATATAGACACGGTACTCGAATCATTTTTGAGGTTGGTCAGTAAGGACAGTGGGTGGAATCTTGTGCTCGTTGGTTTCGATCGCAGGATTTGGTGGCAAGATTATGGCGGGTTTGATTTGTATCCTTGTAAGGATAATGTGATTATTTTCGATTATTTGTCGGATGAAGAATTAGAGGAGTTATATGCCAGTTCGTTTTTGCTGCTTTATCCCAGTTTAGCAGAAGGGATGGGGTTGCCTCCTTTAGAGGCCTATTCTGCAGGATGTCTGCCTGTAGTCCATGACATGCCCATCATGCATGAAACATGTGGCGAAGGTGCCTTGCGATGCGACTGTACTCAATCAATCAATCTTGATGAGGTTATATCCATCGTTGCTAGTACAGGATTTTGCACTGAATATTCAGATAGGGTCCGACTTGGGCGTGAGCACGCCAAGCGATTTTCCTACAAAAGTGTCACTGACAATTGGCAGGCCTTAGCACGTAGAATTTACTGTGCTACATTTCGTTCTTCTGTTTGATTGAGTCTAAATTTTAGGTTACAAATGAAGACTTTAATTATAAATACTTTATATTACCCGAATTTGGTTGGAGGGGCAGAGAGGTCGGTTCAACTCGATGCTGAAGAGTTAGTGAAAGAAGGTGGAAAAGTTTATGTCGTAAGTTTGGGGGCTGCGTCGGAAGTTCGGCGAATAAATGGGGTTGTATGTATCTATAATGGGTTGTTTTATCGCTTGTCTCCGTATTGTAATTGGGGGGCTGCTTGGAAGAAAATTGTTTGGCACGTCTTGGATGTCTTCAATCCGGTTCAGTTTTTTGTTTTATTTTTTCTTATTCGTAGAATTCGCCCAGATGTGTTGCATACGAATAATGTCGGTGGGTTTTCTGTTAGCGTTTGGCTAGCATCTCGGTTGTGTGGCGTTCGTGTTGTGCACACATTGAGGGATTATCATCTGACTTGTTTGAGATGTACGCGTTACCGGAATGGAAGTGTATGTGAGAAGTCCTGTATGCCTTGTAGTGTCGTGGGGGCCGCTAGGCGTTTTTCAAGCCGTTGGGTGGATGAAGTTGTTGGAATCAGTGAATATATACTTAACAAGCACACAGCACTTGGATATTTCAAGAATACTGATTTCAAGAGAGTTCGGCATAACCTAGTCAAGATACCCTCAAATCTGGTTTCAAAGCCGAGGGTTGGATCTGGTGTTGTTTTTGGGTTTGTTGGACAGTTGATGGAGGAAAAGGGACTCGTAGACTTGATTCGAAGTTTTCGGTTATTAGACGGGGATGTGCAGCTGGATATTTTCGGACGTGCGAGTGATGAGAGCCTTTTGGATATCCTTAAAAGAGAAGCTGTAGGTTGTAGGGTTACTTTTAAGGGAGTTTATCCGATCGAAAAAATTTTTCAGTCCATTGATGTTTTATGTGTACCCTCAAGGTGGGAGGAGCCCTTTGGTCGGGTTATTATCGAGGCTAATGCGTTTAATGTTCCGG
This DNA window, taken from Pelagicoccus albus, encodes the following:
- a CDS encoding outer membrane beta-barrel protein: MRDSSIVKSVTTASLAAALHFNSAASAQSLDIGEATLRFEAIGALAYYSNPYLRDEALEALFPVEDSLAFILDPTAVLEMGDDQSVYRLSGEAGVIMRRFESISELNAEDFHMEFKASFKGSKSRWNFNAETQEISLPEHHTRFSSGTPDSSRSSANWDGSYRYSPRTRLNGGFSYYKRSFDDTEEFNYSDWESFSLPVRFYYQLTEKMELGGGVRYRERSQENYDQPNDLAWHLALEGELSSKLTADLKVGILDVQGSELTSSADGELFVSGRINWQATPDARISLSTERDTYATGINDSVLREDIALTAAWRISTKLSARTSVSHMKEDFDISERKDKVNRLTAALDYMPTDSQLFSSMSLSHEQNNSNIVGYDYKNLVFNWTTGWRF
- a CDS encoding glycosyltransferase → MKNSTAHSDTYFDGSDTPFCDTTKISVVIVNYFKGNQVVECVGSLRKQSISHCFEYVVLDNSVSQSEKEVLLQGLGSDVKTIFPCRNLGYSKGVNAAVKCCRTPSHVLLVNPDIVVPSEQAIETMLTEMLGDDRIGVLGTLQRNPNGEVVEVARRFPSFHKLFARRLFPGSYMDSHLLEPLLGENPIDRVEVDWVQSSFTLVRDSLWHGVGGLNERYYIFMADVDLGKRAVDSGYKVVVTSSVIVFADGLRASRGGIKSIFKSRALRVHVLDAVKYFVSAWIPERICERRTSLVVSQNS
- a CDS encoding oligosaccharide flippase family protein; this encodes MNKKIILMNAGSLWILQGVNYLAPFLVIPHLVRVLGLDLYGDYLFLVNVAAYVLVLVDFGLVNVLTREISVSRADKERIKFVFTSVLIWKILLACVGSILFIACVQLLGIRSSVGFSLGVYFSVVGITFLPVWFFQGLEKMIYVTVFSVLSRVIFTGAVFLFVRDPSDYSVLPFLGVVGVIVSVTCSFLLASRYFGGASCKVNLRNSITFCGRLGWKMFLSSAFCGVYLVSMSVALQLYRSSEEVAVFTVMDRVIRAVGFFLMPINSALFPVFSRSLGRGVVGKTDRVALFTAVSGFVMMLVCGLIYFLSDWLCFVLFDKSSDEVVVLFRWMLLVPVFVTVARSLSLNYFLVRSKETFLMVLYLFSALLAVLLGCFIVPDYGLVGAVTSVIVVELFGVFVLAFVFIYVRRKP
- a CDS encoding glycosyltransferase, with product MLEENHNYVTVVTVTYGNRVHLLEQVVDSCYVEGVDRIIIVANGVTDDVVTVLDKLVGKSRVPVRLELLEENIGSAGGFSKGLRIFSDEVGEGCVWLLDDDNVPACGSLSELKAFGRKLAGLDGGSECSALLSYRPDRQMYAQAVLEGDESIVIGPVDGFLGFSIFDRLKYSKRHLDLSKFDGNGSVAVAPYGGLFLTCSSLNRVGLPDERFYLYVDDHEWTYRLRKLGKILLVGSSRVEDVEQSWNVHEENWNFVKRLSKAPAFRLYYSTRNRVYFELNFLVNSRVRYYLNVICVSMLFVAYSVLRPRLLTVWFSALKDGFEGNLGVSRMKLGD
- a CDS encoding glycosyltransferase, translated to MNLKFVVVINPLASRSPTGMGVAGNAVQDILDNGIGVAWNRVFFLINDSAIPAVLKTLLRIFICQIVPFTCRSGEFVVYTTHHGPFWRTGRHLLIVHDLICLSYPDQHKFQTLYFRKLLPVLASCSNMVVAISQCVKSEITNRYPSVDVPVCVVPSMYRLKVGLRCDSFESRLEDKRLLVVGGRYSHKNIDTVLESFLRLVSKDSGWNLVLVGFDRRIWWQDYGGFDLYPCKDNVIIFDYLSDEELEELYASSFLLLYPSLAEGMGLPPLEAYSAGCLPVVHDMPIMHETCGEGALRCDCTQSINLDEVISIVASTGFCTEYSDRVRLGREHAKRFSYKSVTDNWQALARRIYCATFRSSV
- a CDS encoding glycosyltransferase family 4 protein, which translates into the protein MKTLIINTLYYPNLVGGAERSVQLDAEELVKEGGKVYVVSLGAASEVRRINGVVCIYNGLFYRLSPYCNWGAAWKKIVWHVLDVFNPVQFFVLFFLIRRIRPDVLHTNNVGGFSVSVWLASRLCGVRVVHTLRDYHLTCLRCTRYRNGSVCEKSCMPCSVVGAARRFSSRWVDEVVGISEYILNKHTALGYFKNTDFKRVRHNLVKIPSNLVSKPRVGSGVVFGFVGQLMEEKGLVDLIRSFRLLDGDVQLDIFGRASDESLLDILKREAVGCRVTFKGVYPIEKIFQSIDVLCVPSRWEEPFGRVIIEANAFNVPVICSGLGGMPEIASAKDYNIVVRDGNWRGAMEYFVRCRSR